The following proteins are encoded in a genomic region of Rattus rattus isolate New Zealand chromosome 2, Rrattus_CSIRO_v1, whole genome shotgun sequence:
- the Tial1 gene encoding nucleolysin TIAR isoform X1, whose product MMEDDGQPRTLYVGNLSRDVTEVLILQLFSQIGPCKSCKMITEQPDSRRVNSSVGFSVLQHTSNDPYCFVEFYEHRDAAAALAAMNGRKILGKEVKVNWATTPSSQKKDTSNHFHVFVGDLSPEITTEDIKSAFAPFGKISDARVVKDMATGKSKGYGFVSFYNKLDAENAIVHMGGQWLGGRQIRTNWATRKPPAPKSTQETNTKQLRFEDVVNQSSPKNCTVYCGGIASGLTDQLMRQTFSPFGQIMEIRVFPEKGYSFVRFSTHESAAHAIVSVNGTTIEGHVVKCYWGKESPDMTKNFQQVDYSQWGQWSQVYGNPQQYGQYMANGWQVPPYGVYGQPWNQQGFGVDQSPSAAWMGGFGAQPPQGQAPPPVIPPPNQAGYGMASFPTQ is encoded by the exons ATGATGGAAGACGACGGACAGCCCCGGACTCT aTACGTAGGTAACCTCTCCAGAGATGTGACAGAAGTCCTTATCCTTCAGTTATTCAGTCAGATCGGACCCTGTAAAAGCTGTAAAATGATAACAGAG CAACCCGATAGCAGAAGGGTCAACTCTTCTGTTGGATTTTCTGTTTTGCAGCATACAAGCAATGACCCATATTGCTTTGTGGAATTTTATGAACACAGAGATGCAGCTGCTGCATTAGCTGCTATgaatgggagaaaaattttgGGAAAG GAGGTCAAAGTAAACTGGGCAACAACACCAAGTAGCCAGAAAAAAGACACTTCCA ATCACTTCCATGTGTTTGTTGGGGATTTGAGTCCAGAAATTACAACAGAAGATATCAAGTCAGCATTTGCCCCCTTTGGTAAAATATC GGATGCCCGGGTAGTTAAAGATATGGCAACTGGAAAGTCCAAAGGCTATGGTTTTGTATCTTTTTATAACAAACTG gATGCAGAGAATGCAATTGTGCATATGGGGGGTCAGTGGTTGGGAGGTCGACAAATCAGAACCAATTGGGCCACACGTAAACCACCTGCCCCTAAAAGTACACAAGAAA CTAACACTAAGCAGTTGAGATTTGAAGATGTAGTAAACCAGTCAAGTCCAAAAAACTGCACTGTGTACTGTGGGGGGATCGCTTCGGGGCTGACAG aTCAACTTATGAGACAAACATTTTCACCATTTGGACAAATTATGGAGATAAGAGTTTTTCCAGAGAAGGGGTATTCGTTTGTCAG ATTTTCAACTCATGAAAGTGCAGCCCATGCTATTGTTTCTGTGAACGGTACTACAATCGAAGGACATGTGGTTAAATGCTATTGGGGTAAAGAATCTCCTGATATGACTAAAAACTTCCAACAG GTTGACTACAGTCAGTGGGGCCAATGGAGCCAAGTGTATGGAAACCCACAACAGTACGGACAGTATATGGCAAATGGGTGGCAAGTACCTCCCTATGGAGTATATGGGCAGCCATGGAACCAACAAGGATTTGGAGTAGA TCAATCACCTTCTGCTGCTTGGATGGGTGGATTTGGTGCTCAGCCTCCACAAGGACAAGCTCCGCCCCCTGTAATACCTCCTCCAAACCAAGCTGGGTATGGAATGGCAAGTTTCCCAACACAGTGA
- the Tial1 gene encoding nucleolysin TIAR isoform X2, translating to MMEDDGQPRTLYVGNLSRDVTEVLILQLFSQIGPCKSCKMITEHTSNDPYCFVEFYEHRDAAAALAAMNGRKILGKEVKVNWATTPSSQKKDTSNHFHVFVGDLSPEITTEDIKSAFAPFGKISDARVVKDMATGKSKGYGFVSFYNKLDAENAIVHMGGQWLGGRQIRTNWATRKPPAPKSTQETNTKQLRFEDVVNQSSPKNCTVYCGGIASGLTDQLMRQTFSPFGQIMEIRVFPEKGYSFVRFSTHESAAHAIVSVNGTTIEGHVVKCYWGKESPDMTKNFQQVDYSQWGQWSQVYGNPQQYGQYMANGWQVPPYGVYGQPWNQQGFGVDQSPSAAWMGGFGAQPPQGQAPPPVIPPPNQAGYGMASFPTQ from the exons ATGATGGAAGACGACGGACAGCCCCGGACTCT aTACGTAGGTAACCTCTCCAGAGATGTGACAGAAGTCCTTATCCTTCAGTTATTCAGTCAGATCGGACCCTGTAAAAGCTGTAAAATGATAACAGAG CATACAAGCAATGACCCATATTGCTTTGTGGAATTTTATGAACACAGAGATGCAGCTGCTGCATTAGCTGCTATgaatgggagaaaaattttgGGAAAG GAGGTCAAAGTAAACTGGGCAACAACACCAAGTAGCCAGAAAAAAGACACTTCCA ATCACTTCCATGTGTTTGTTGGGGATTTGAGTCCAGAAATTACAACAGAAGATATCAAGTCAGCATTTGCCCCCTTTGGTAAAATATC GGATGCCCGGGTAGTTAAAGATATGGCAACTGGAAAGTCCAAAGGCTATGGTTTTGTATCTTTTTATAACAAACTG gATGCAGAGAATGCAATTGTGCATATGGGGGGTCAGTGGTTGGGAGGTCGACAAATCAGAACCAATTGGGCCACACGTAAACCACCTGCCCCTAAAAGTACACAAGAAA CTAACACTAAGCAGTTGAGATTTGAAGATGTAGTAAACCAGTCAAGTCCAAAAAACTGCACTGTGTACTGTGGGGGGATCGCTTCGGGGCTGACAG aTCAACTTATGAGACAAACATTTTCACCATTTGGACAAATTATGGAGATAAGAGTTTTTCCAGAGAAGGGGTATTCGTTTGTCAG ATTTTCAACTCATGAAAGTGCAGCCCATGCTATTGTTTCTGTGAACGGTACTACAATCGAAGGACATGTGGTTAAATGCTATTGGGGTAAAGAATCTCCTGATATGACTAAAAACTTCCAACAG GTTGACTACAGTCAGTGGGGCCAATGGAGCCAAGTGTATGGAAACCCACAACAGTACGGACAGTATATGGCAAATGGGTGGCAAGTACCTCCCTATGGAGTATATGGGCAGCCATGGAACCAACAAGGATTTGGAGTAGA TCAATCACCTTCTGCTGCTTGGATGGGTGGATTTGGTGCTCAGCCTCCACAAGGACAAGCTCCGCCCCCTGTAATACCTCCTCCAAACCAAGCTGGGTATGGAATGGCAAGTTTCCCAACACAGTGA
- the Tial1 gene encoding nucleolysin TIAR isoform X5, whose amino-acid sequence MMEDDGQPRTLYVGNLSRDVTEVLILQLFSQIGPCKSCKMITEQPDSRRVNSSVGFSVLQHTSNDPYCFVEFYEHRDAAAALAAMNGRKILGKEVKVNWATTPSSQKKDTSNHFHVFVGDLSPEITTEDIKSAFAPFGKISDARVVKDMATGKSKGYGFVSFYNKLDAENAIVHMGGQWLGGRQIRTNWATRKPPAPKSTQETNTKQLRFEDVVNQSSPKNCTVYCGGIASGLTDQLMRQTFSPFGQIMEIRVFPEKGYSFVRFSTHESAAHAIVSVNGTTIEGHVVKCYWGKESPDMTKNFQQVSPPQ is encoded by the exons ATGATGGAAGACGACGGACAGCCCCGGACTCT aTACGTAGGTAACCTCTCCAGAGATGTGACAGAAGTCCTTATCCTTCAGTTATTCAGTCAGATCGGACCCTGTAAAAGCTGTAAAATGATAACAGAG CAACCCGATAGCAGAAGGGTCAACTCTTCTGTTGGATTTTCTGTTTTGCAGCATACAAGCAATGACCCATATTGCTTTGTGGAATTTTATGAACACAGAGATGCAGCTGCTGCATTAGCTGCTATgaatgggagaaaaattttgGGAAAG GAGGTCAAAGTAAACTGGGCAACAACACCAAGTAGCCAGAAAAAAGACACTTCCA ATCACTTCCATGTGTTTGTTGGGGATTTGAGTCCAGAAATTACAACAGAAGATATCAAGTCAGCATTTGCCCCCTTTGGTAAAATATC GGATGCCCGGGTAGTTAAAGATATGGCAACTGGAAAGTCCAAAGGCTATGGTTTTGTATCTTTTTATAACAAACTG gATGCAGAGAATGCAATTGTGCATATGGGGGGTCAGTGGTTGGGAGGTCGACAAATCAGAACCAATTGGGCCACACGTAAACCACCTGCCCCTAAAAGTACACAAGAAA CTAACACTAAGCAGTTGAGATTTGAAGATGTAGTAAACCAGTCAAGTCCAAAAAACTGCACTGTGTACTGTGGGGGGATCGCTTCGGGGCTGACAG aTCAACTTATGAGACAAACATTTTCACCATTTGGACAAATTATGGAGATAAGAGTTTTTCCAGAGAAGGGGTATTCGTTTGTCAG ATTTTCAACTCATGAAAGTGCAGCCCATGCTATTGTTTCTGTGAACGGTACTACAATCGAAGGACATGTGGTTAAATGCTATTGGGGTAAAGAATCTCCTGATATGACTAAAAACTTCCAACAG GTGTCACCACCCCAATAA
- the Tial1 gene encoding nucleolysin TIAR isoform X3: protein MITEQPDSRRVNSSVGFSVLQHTSNDPYCFVEFYEHRDAAAALAAMNGRKILGKEVKVNWATTPSSQKKDTSNHFHVFVGDLSPEITTEDIKSAFAPFGKISDARVVKDMATGKSKGYGFVSFYNKLDAENAIVHMGGQWLGGRQIRTNWATRKPPAPKSTQETNTKQLRFEDVVNQSSPKNCTVYCGGIASGLTDQLMRQTFSPFGQIMEIRVFPEKGYSFVRFSTHESAAHAIVSVNGTTIEGHVVKCYWGKESPDMTKNFQQVDYSQWGQWSQVYGNPQQYGQYMANGWQVPPYGVYGQPWNQQGFGVDQSPSAAWMGGFGAQPPQGQAPPPVIPPPNQAGYGMASFPTQ from the exons ATGATAACAGAG CAACCCGATAGCAGAAGGGTCAACTCTTCTGTTGGATTTTCTGTTTTGCAGCATACAAGCAATGACCCATATTGCTTTGTGGAATTTTATGAACACAGAGATGCAGCTGCTGCATTAGCTGCTATgaatgggagaaaaattttgGGAAAG GAGGTCAAAGTAAACTGGGCAACAACACCAAGTAGCCAGAAAAAAGACACTTCCA ATCACTTCCATGTGTTTGTTGGGGATTTGAGTCCAGAAATTACAACAGAAGATATCAAGTCAGCATTTGCCCCCTTTGGTAAAATATC GGATGCCCGGGTAGTTAAAGATATGGCAACTGGAAAGTCCAAAGGCTATGGTTTTGTATCTTTTTATAACAAACTG gATGCAGAGAATGCAATTGTGCATATGGGGGGTCAGTGGTTGGGAGGTCGACAAATCAGAACCAATTGGGCCACACGTAAACCACCTGCCCCTAAAAGTACACAAGAAA CTAACACTAAGCAGTTGAGATTTGAAGATGTAGTAAACCAGTCAAGTCCAAAAAACTGCACTGTGTACTGTGGGGGGATCGCTTCGGGGCTGACAG aTCAACTTATGAGACAAACATTTTCACCATTTGGACAAATTATGGAGATAAGAGTTTTTCCAGAGAAGGGGTATTCGTTTGTCAG ATTTTCAACTCATGAAAGTGCAGCCCATGCTATTGTTTCTGTGAACGGTACTACAATCGAAGGACATGTGGTTAAATGCTATTGGGGTAAAGAATCTCCTGATATGACTAAAAACTTCCAACAG GTTGACTACAGTCAGTGGGGCCAATGGAGCCAAGTGTATGGAAACCCACAACAGTACGGACAGTATATGGCAAATGGGTGGCAAGTACCTCCCTATGGAGTATATGGGCAGCCATGGAACCAACAAGGATTTGGAGTAGA TCAATCACCTTCTGCTGCTTGGATGGGTGGATTTGGTGCTCAGCCTCCACAAGGACAAGCTCCGCCCCCTGTAATACCTCCTCCAAACCAAGCTGGGTATGGAATGGCAAGTTTCCCAACACAGTGA
- the Tial1 gene encoding nucleolysin TIAR isoform X4: MITEHTSNDPYCFVEFYEHRDAAAALAAMNGRKILGKEVKVNWATTPSSQKKDTSNHFHVFVGDLSPEITTEDIKSAFAPFGKISDARVVKDMATGKSKGYGFVSFYNKLDAENAIVHMGGQWLGGRQIRTNWATRKPPAPKSTQETNTKQLRFEDVVNQSSPKNCTVYCGGIASGLTDQLMRQTFSPFGQIMEIRVFPEKGYSFVRFSTHESAAHAIVSVNGTTIEGHVVKCYWGKESPDMTKNFQQVDYSQWGQWSQVYGNPQQYGQYMANGWQVPPYGVYGQPWNQQGFGVDQSPSAAWMGGFGAQPPQGQAPPPVIPPPNQAGYGMASFPTQ; encoded by the exons ATGATAACAGAG CATACAAGCAATGACCCATATTGCTTTGTGGAATTTTATGAACACAGAGATGCAGCTGCTGCATTAGCTGCTATgaatgggagaaaaattttgGGAAAG GAGGTCAAAGTAAACTGGGCAACAACACCAAGTAGCCAGAAAAAAGACACTTCCA ATCACTTCCATGTGTTTGTTGGGGATTTGAGTCCAGAAATTACAACAGAAGATATCAAGTCAGCATTTGCCCCCTTTGGTAAAATATC GGATGCCCGGGTAGTTAAAGATATGGCAACTGGAAAGTCCAAAGGCTATGGTTTTGTATCTTTTTATAACAAACTG gATGCAGAGAATGCAATTGTGCATATGGGGGGTCAGTGGTTGGGAGGTCGACAAATCAGAACCAATTGGGCCACACGTAAACCACCTGCCCCTAAAAGTACACAAGAAA CTAACACTAAGCAGTTGAGATTTGAAGATGTAGTAAACCAGTCAAGTCCAAAAAACTGCACTGTGTACTGTGGGGGGATCGCTTCGGGGCTGACAG aTCAACTTATGAGACAAACATTTTCACCATTTGGACAAATTATGGAGATAAGAGTTTTTCCAGAGAAGGGGTATTCGTTTGTCAG ATTTTCAACTCATGAAAGTGCAGCCCATGCTATTGTTTCTGTGAACGGTACTACAATCGAAGGACATGTGGTTAAATGCTATTGGGGTAAAGAATCTCCTGATATGACTAAAAACTTCCAACAG GTTGACTACAGTCAGTGGGGCCAATGGAGCCAAGTGTATGGAAACCCACAACAGTACGGACAGTATATGGCAAATGGGTGGCAAGTACCTCCCTATGGAGTATATGGGCAGCCATGGAACCAACAAGGATTTGGAGTAGA TCAATCACCTTCTGCTGCTTGGATGGGTGGATTTGGTGCTCAGCCTCCACAAGGACAAGCTCCGCCCCCTGTAATACCTCCTCCAAACCAAGCTGGGTATGGAATGGCAAGTTTCCCAACACAGTGA
- the Tial1 gene encoding nucleolysin TIAR isoform X6, with product MDARVVKDMATGKSKGYGFVSFYNKLDAENAIVHMGGQWLGGRQIRTNWATRKPPAPKSTQETNTKQLRFEDVVNQSSPKNCTVYCGGIASGLTDQLMRQTFSPFGQIMEIRVFPEKGYSFVRFSTHESAAHAIVSVNGTTIEGHVVKCYWGKESPDMTKNFQQVDYSQWGQWSQVYGNPQQYGQYMANGWQVPPYGVYGQPWNQQGFGVDQSPSAAWMGGFGAQPPQGQAPPPVIPPPNQAGYGMASFPTQ from the exons AT GGATGCCCGGGTAGTTAAAGATATGGCAACTGGAAAGTCCAAAGGCTATGGTTTTGTATCTTTTTATAACAAACTG gATGCAGAGAATGCAATTGTGCATATGGGGGGTCAGTGGTTGGGAGGTCGACAAATCAGAACCAATTGGGCCACACGTAAACCACCTGCCCCTAAAAGTACACAAGAAA CTAACACTAAGCAGTTGAGATTTGAAGATGTAGTAAACCAGTCAAGTCCAAAAAACTGCACTGTGTACTGTGGGGGGATCGCTTCGGGGCTGACAG aTCAACTTATGAGACAAACATTTTCACCATTTGGACAAATTATGGAGATAAGAGTTTTTCCAGAGAAGGGGTATTCGTTTGTCAG ATTTTCAACTCATGAAAGTGCAGCCCATGCTATTGTTTCTGTGAACGGTACTACAATCGAAGGACATGTGGTTAAATGCTATTGGGGTAAAGAATCTCCTGATATGACTAAAAACTTCCAACAG GTTGACTACAGTCAGTGGGGCCAATGGAGCCAAGTGTATGGAAACCCACAACAGTACGGACAGTATATGGCAAATGGGTGGCAAGTACCTCCCTATGGAGTATATGGGCAGCCATGGAACCAACAAGGATTTGGAGTAGA TCAATCACCTTCTGCTGCTTGGATGGGTGGATTTGGTGCTCAGCCTCCACAAGGACAAGCTCCGCCCCCTGTAATACCTCCTCCAAACCAAGCTGGGTATGGAATGGCAAGTTTCCCAACACAGTGA